A region of Paractinoplanes abujensis DNA encodes the following proteins:
- a CDS encoding GNAT family N-acetyltransferase — translation MPELIEPTTRMHAAFLDCYDEWGPGLHEDGFGLGEDDDVRSPQGFATWVARILRGAHPTGTPCPPGKHATMRWIVEDGKVLGGIALRHKFDNQLGHIGYGVRASARRRGIAGWALGEMLQEARAALGADRVLIPCLDDNVASARTIESRGGVLEEIWPTENGPVRRYWIDLREEPRRQVADRASAVRQHQVCGESS, via the coding sequence ATGCCTGAGCTGATCGAACCGACCACCCGGATGCATGCGGCCTTCCTCGACTGTTACGACGAGTGGGGGCCGGGTCTGCACGAGGACGGCTTCGGGCTGGGGGAGGACGACGACGTCCGCTCGCCGCAGGGTTTCGCGACCTGGGTGGCACGGATCCTGCGCGGGGCGCACCCGACCGGCACGCCCTGCCCGCCGGGGAAACACGCAACAATGCGCTGGATCGTCGAGGACGGAAAGGTGCTCGGCGGGATCGCGTTGCGGCACAAGTTCGACAACCAGCTCGGCCACATCGGGTACGGGGTCCGTGCCTCGGCCCGGCGGCGCGGGATCGCCGGCTGGGCGCTGGGGGAGATGCTGCAGGAGGCGCGGGCGGCGCTCGGGGCCGACCGGGTGCTCATCCCGTGCCTCGATGACAACGTCGCCTCGGCGCGCACCATCGAGAGCCGGGGTGGGGTCCTCGAAGAGATCTGGCCGACCGAGAACGGCCCGGTCCGGCGCTACTGGATCGACCTGCGGGAAGAGCCTCGGCGTCAGGTTGCCGACCGAGCCTCAGCCGTCCGCCAGCACCAGGTATGCGGAGAATCCTCATAA
- a CDS encoding PadR family transcriptional regulator — protein sequence MTTDATLASHLQELRRGTVVVASLTVLRTPGYGYSLLETLSESGFEVEANTLYPLLRRLETQGLLTSSWNTDEARPRKFYTTTPQGNAIADALRTEWARLDEAITDLSTTPVKE from the coding sequence ATGACAACGGACGCGACGTTAGCCAGCCACTTGCAGGAGTTGCGCCGCGGCACGGTGGTCGTCGCCAGCCTCACCGTGCTGCGGACGCCGGGCTACGGCTATTCACTGCTCGAGACGTTGAGCGAGTCCGGCTTCGAGGTCGAGGCCAACACGCTCTACCCCCTGCTGCGCCGGCTCGAGACCCAGGGGCTGCTCACCAGTTCGTGGAACACGGACGAGGCCCGGCCGCGCAAGTTCTACACAACGACCCCGCAGGGCAACGCGATCGCCGACGCCCTGCGCACCGAATGGGCCCGCCTCGACGAGGCCATCACCGACCTCTCCACCACCCCCGTTAAGGAATGA
- a CDS encoding permease prefix domain 1-containing protein has protein sequence MSANLVDRYVFTALRRVPEQQRADIDRELRASIEDAVDARVEAGEEREAAVETTLQELGDPDRLADSYADRPNYLIGPELFPVWRRSMTMLITIVLPIIVVVNAIVQVLANDAGFGDVIGSSVGTIITVGAHMFFWTTLGFWIVERTGAGKDDINRPWTPKDLPRYEPGALTRVQFAANLVWPAALIVALVLQQFTFTDEPLLDPANWNTWWPVLIALIVLKGMWVFWVYRLGTWTRAVAVVNAVHGLAIGGVILYLLASDNFFNPAFTGFAGADVDLEGWISVVVMITTGLSILYDIFDVARKAEQARKGLGIRIPGTGNTYTAS, from the coding sequence ATGTCTGCGAACCTCGTCGACCGTTACGTTTTCACCGCCCTGCGCCGCGTGCCCGAGCAGCAGCGCGCCGACATCGACCGCGAGTTGCGCGCTTCCATCGAGGACGCGGTGGACGCCCGCGTCGAGGCCGGTGAGGAACGCGAGGCCGCGGTCGAGACCACGCTGCAAGAGCTGGGCGACCCTGATCGATTGGCCGACAGTTACGCCGACAGACCCAACTACCTGATCGGCCCGGAGCTGTTTCCGGTCTGGCGGCGCTCGATGACGATGCTGATCACGATCGTTCTGCCGATCATCGTCGTGGTCAACGCGATCGTGCAGGTGCTGGCGAACGACGCCGGCTTCGGTGACGTGATCGGCTCGTCGGTCGGCACGATCATCACCGTCGGTGCGCACATGTTCTTCTGGACCACGCTCGGCTTCTGGATCGTCGAGCGCACCGGCGCGGGCAAGGACGACATCAACCGGCCGTGGACACCCAAGGACCTTCCCCGGTACGAGCCGGGAGCGCTCACCCGCGTGCAATTCGCCGCGAACCTGGTCTGGCCGGCCGCGCTCATCGTGGCGCTGGTGCTGCAGCAGTTCACGTTCACGGACGAGCCGCTGCTCGACCCGGCGAACTGGAACACCTGGTGGCCCGTGCTGATCGCCCTGATCGTGCTCAAGGGGATGTGGGTGTTCTGGGTCTACCGCCTCGGCACCTGGACCCGGGCGGTCGCGGTGGTCAACGCCGTGCACGGCCTGGCGATCGGCGGCGTGATCCTCTACCTGCTCGCCAGTGACAACTTCTTCAACCCGGCGTTCACCGGTTTCGCCGGCGCGGACGTCGACCTCGAAGGCTGGATCTCGGTGGTAGTGATGATCACGACCGGTCTGAGCATCCTGTACGACATCTTCGACGTGGCCCGCAAAGCCGAGCAGGCTCGCAAGGGCCTCGGCATCAGGATCCCGGGCACCGGCAACACCTACACCGCCAGCTGA
- a CDS encoding elongation factor G — translation MPFLNLGIVAHVDAGKTSLTERLLYAGGVIDAVGSVDAGTTRTDSLDLERRRGITIKTAVASFPLGDRIVNLIDTPGHPDFIAEVERALRVLDGAVLVISAVEGVQAQTRVLLRTLRRLRVPTLIFVNKIDRAGARYDDVLDEIARRLTPGIVPVSGARNLGTPQASAHPLHHTDPTFTARLIDLADDPELLARWLQDETAIPYATLRDVLRSCTRKAEISPVFFGSAVTGAGVDTLLHGLTDLLPPATGDPDGPLSGTVFKIERDRAGSRVAYVRMFNGTLHVRDHLPHGVVTAIEPISTQPPTAANPSRDRATPFTSAHPTSTHPTDAGLGEVARSGGPARSGGAGPLKRAARSDGVGRSSGGGRSTESGRPRGVAVAAGEIAKVHGLRTVRIGDVIGDGRAAGDGGLFAPPTLETVVVAGRDSQRRALHAALTEMAEQDPLIDLRRDERRGELVVSLYGEVQKEVLETTLAEEYGIAVEFRESSVLHVERPVGTGRAIEILGQGSHPYLATLELVVEPGEPGSEVAFELDVPIEQVPIHLFKTEAFFSEALEETLRRTLVQGLHGWPVIGVRVRVVRTGFTAPETGAGDYRKLLPLVVMSALVEAGTVVCEPVHRFRLDGPAGTLSAVLAVFGRYLESSLVDGPTFVIEGRVPAARLRSLETAVPGLTHGEGVLETTFDSYRPVAPPYPTRERWDDNPLDRREYLLRVERRLRL, via the coding sequence GTGCCCTTTCTCAATCTCGGGATCGTCGCCCATGTCGACGCCGGTAAGACCAGCCTGACCGAGCGCCTCCTCTACGCCGGTGGCGTGATCGACGCCGTCGGCAGCGTGGACGCCGGCACCACCCGCACCGATTCGCTCGACCTGGAACGCCGCCGCGGCATCACCATCAAGACCGCCGTCGCCTCGTTCCCGCTCGGCGACCGCATCGTCAACCTGATCGACACGCCCGGTCACCCCGACTTCATCGCCGAGGTGGAGCGGGCCCTCCGCGTGCTCGACGGCGCCGTCCTCGTCATATCGGCCGTCGAAGGCGTCCAGGCCCAGACCCGCGTACTCCTGCGCACTCTTCGCCGTTTACGCGTGCCCACTCTGATCTTCGTCAACAAGATCGATCGAGCCGGCGCCCGCTACGACGACGTCCTCGACGAGATCGCCAGACGCCTGACCCCCGGCATCGTGCCGGTCAGCGGAGCCCGCAACCTGGGCACGCCGCAGGCCTCGGCCCACCCGCTGCACCACACCGACCCGACATTCACCGCCCGCCTGATCGACCTGGCCGACGACCCCGAGCTGCTCGCCCGGTGGTTGCAAGACGAAACCGCGATCCCGTACGCGACCCTGCGCGATGTCCTACGTTCGTGCACCCGCAAAGCAGAGATCTCCCCAGTCTTCTTCGGTTCGGCGGTCACCGGTGCCGGCGTCGACACGTTGCTGCACGGCCTGACCGACCTGCTTCCGCCCGCCACCGGCGACCCAGACGGCCCCTTGTCCGGCACAGTGTTCAAGATCGAGCGTGACCGCGCAGGATCACGCGTCGCGTACGTCCGAATGTTCAACGGCACCCTGCACGTCCGCGACCACCTACCGCACGGCGTAGTCACCGCCATCGAACCCATCTCCACCCAACCGCCCACAGCCGCCAACCCCAGCCGGGATCGCGCAACTCCGTTCACTAGCGCGCATCCGACGAGCACCCACCCGACCGACGCTGGGCTGGGCGAAGTTGCGCGTTCGGGCGGCCCTGCGCGATCGGGTGGGGCCGGCCCGTTGAAGAGGGCTGCGCGGTCCGACGGGGTTGGCCGGTCGAGCGGGGGTGGCCGGTCGACCGAGAGTGGGCGACCCCGTGGGGTCGCGGTTGCTGCCGGGGAGATCGCCAAGGTGCACGGGCTGCGCACTGTGCGGATCGGGGATGTGATCGGGGACGGCCGAGCGGCCGGCGACGGCGGGTTGTTCGCCCCGCCCACCTTGGAGACTGTCGTTGTTGCTGGGCGGGACTCGCAGCGGCGGGCTTTGCACGCGGCGTTGACCGAGATGGCCGAGCAGGATCCGTTGATTGATCTGCGGCGGGACGAACGACGGGGTGAGCTGGTCGTCTCGCTCTACGGCGAAGTGCAGAAGGAAGTGCTCGAGACGACCTTGGCCGAGGAGTACGGCATCGCGGTCGAGTTTCGGGAGAGCAGTGTGCTGCACGTCGAGCGGCCCGTGGGGACGGGGCGGGCGATCGAGATCCTGGGCCAGGGCAGCCACCCGTACCTGGCCACCTTGGAGCTGGTCGTCGAGCCGGGGGAGCCGGGCTCGGAGGTCGCCTTCGAGCTCGACGTGCCCATCGAGCAGGTGCCGATTCACCTGTTCAAGACGGAGGCTTTCTTCAGCGAGGCCCTTGAGGAGACCCTGCGCCGTACGTTGGTGCAGGGGCTTCATGGCTGGCCCGTGATCGGTGTCCGGGTGCGGGTGGTGCGCACCGGGTTCACCGCGCCCGAGACGGGGGCCGGTGACTACCGGAAGCTGCTCCCGCTCGTGGTGATGTCCGCGTTGGTCGAAGCGGGCACTGTCGTGTGCGAACCTGTGCACCGGTTCCGGCTGGACGGGCCGGCCGGCACTCTCAGCGCGGTGCTCGCAGTGTTCGGCCGTTACCTGGAGTCGTCCCTGGTGGACGGGCCCACCTTCGTGATCGAGGGACGGGTCCCGGCGGCGCGCCTGCGTTCCCTGGAGACAGCCGTGCCGGGGCTGACCCACGGCGAGGGTGTTCTGGAGACCACGTTCGACAGTTACCGGCCGGTGGCGCCGCCTTACCCGACCCGTGAACGCTGGGACGACAACCCGCTCGACCGCCGCGAGTACCTGCTGCGGGTGGAGCGTCGCCTGCGCCTCTGA